The Hordeum vulgare subsp. vulgare chromosome 7H, MorexV3_pseudomolecules_assembly, whole genome shotgun sequence DNA window ttgaccctttcaaaggaggattttgaacggagtccaaatgaaacgaaactgccaaaaagattttttctgaaacagaaaaaagaTCGGAATGcctaagaatcagggcaggggccctgcagggaccccataagccccctagccgcggccagggggggcgcgccccctggcttgtgggctccctgggccacatcTACTCTAGGacattcgcctataaattccctaacatcccaaaaaaaattaggagaacatcgaaagtacttttccgccgccgcaagcttctgtctccgcaagatcccatctggggcatgttctcgtgccctgccggaggggggattcggatacggagggcttcttcatcaacaccatggcctctccgatgatgcgtgagtagttcaccatagacctacgggtccatagctagtagctagatggcttgttctctctcttggatcttcaatacaaagttctccatgatcttcatggatatctatccgatgtaatcttcttttgcggtgtgtttgtcgagatccgatgaattgtggattcatgatcagattatctatgaatcttatttgagtttcttctgatctcgcttatgcatgatttcatatccttgtaattctcttcgatttgtgggttttgtttggccaactaaatctatgattctttcaatgggagaagtgcttggttttgggttcataccgtgcggtgacctcacccagtgacagaaggggtagcgaggcacacatcgtgttgttgccatcaagggtaaaaatatggggttttcatcattggtttgagtttatccctctacatcatgtcatcttgcttaaggcgttactctgttcgtcatgaactgaatacactagatgcatgctggatagcggtcgatgtgtggagtaatagtagtagatgcagaaagtatcggtctacttgtctcggacgtgatgcctatatgtatgctcattgccttagatatcgtcatgactttgcgcggttctatcaattgctcgacagtaatttgttcacccaccgtgatatttgctattttgagagaagcctctagtgaacactatgccccccgggtctactccacaccatatttccagccttacactttttcttcgttgcactttccgcctttagatcttactttgcaatcaatcttgaagggattgacaacccctttatagcgttgggtgcaagctctttgtgtttgtgcaggtactctggacttgacgagattctcctactgattgataccttggttctcaaactgagggaaatacttactgctcttgtgttgcatcacccttttctcttcaagggaaaaccaacgcaagctcaagagacgaaagaaggatctctggcaccattgccagggaaggtttttgttgccgtagcactccTTCACAGAGGCCGAGAAGGACCAAGGCTGGCGCGCACCAATGGACGAAGAGAtgcacatcatcatcaccaattgcACCTGGGAATTGAGAGAACTCCCCGCCGGGCATCGTCCGATTGGCTTGAAAtgggtttacaagctcaagaagaatCCCCAGGGTGCAGTGGTTAAGCATAAGGCACGACTGGTGGCGAAAGGCTATGTCCATAAGCACGTTGTGGACTTTGAAGAGGTATTTGCGCCGGTCGCGCGCATGGACTCAGTGCGCGTCCTCGTTGCGCTCGCAGCACATCATGGCTGGCAGGTTCACCACATGGACATCAAGTCCGCCTTCTTGAACGGCGACCTTCTCGAGGAAGTTTACGTACAACAGCCGTCGGGGTACGCCATGGCTGGCCAGGAGGGCAAAGTGCTACGCCTCCACAAGGCGCTCTCTGGGATCCACCAGGCACCGAGAGCCTGGAACGCAAAGCTGGACGAGAGCTTGTGCGCTCTAGGCTTCGAACGCTCCCCGTCGGAGCACGCGGTGTACCGACGCGGCACGGGCGACTCCCTTCTGCTCGTCGGAGTCTACGTAGATGATCTCATCATCACCGGTGCAGCCACGATGGAGATCGACACCTTCAAGCAGCGGATGACCAAGCTATTCCGCATGAGCGATCTGGGTAAGCTCAGCTACTACCTAGGGATCGAGGTGAGCCAGGAGCGCGATCGGATCGCTCTTGGACGGGCGGCTTATGCCAAGCAACTGGTGGAGCGTGTTGGCATGGAGGATTGCAACCCCACCAACGCTCCGATGGAGGTCCGACTCAAGCTCAGCAAGGAGAGCTCCGCCGCCCATGTGGACAAGACGGAGTACCGCAGCATCATCGGCGGGCTACGGTACCTGGTACACACGAGACCCGACATTTCCTTTGTCGTCGGATACCTAAGCAAGTTCATGGAGAAGCCTGCCTCCGACCACTACGACGCAGTCAAGCATCTTCCGCGGTATGTGGTGGGAACCCTAGACCACGGCTGCGCATATGAGCGCGGTGAAGGGGCACTGCAGCTAATCGGATATAGTGACTCGGATCAAGCCGGGGACACGGACGACAGGAAGAGCACGACGGGGGTGATCTTCTTCCTCGGCAAGAGCCCGGTGAGCTGGCAGACTCAGAAACAAAGGGTGGTAGCACTCTCCTCGTGCGAGGCAGAGTACATGGCCGCCACCACTGTGGCATGTCAGGGCATCTGGCTGGCTTGATTACTTGGCGAAATGGTGAACAAGGAGGCCGCGCGGCCGAAGCTATTCGTCGACAACAAAGCGGCGATCTCCCTGGCGAAGAACCCTGTGTTTCACGACCGCAACAAGCACATAGAAATCAGGTACCATTTCATCCGTGAGTGCATGGAGCAGGGACGGGTCTTCATCGACTACGTGAGGACCAGCGATCAGCTTGCTGATACCTTAACGAAGGCACTTGGGCGTCTTGCGTTCCAGGAGCTGAGGAGGAGGATCGACATGGTAGAAATAAACCGCCAACGCCAagattaggggggggggggggggtgattgttAGCTAATCTGGCCGTTGGCTTatgttgctttgctttgctttgaatCAGGAAATAACGTCGTGAGCCGCGACGTGTGCGTGCCATGCATGGGCCTGTAGATGGACTGGGTCACGTTGATCACGTCGATCGGGCGGTAGATTAACAGGCGGATTAGGAGGCACGATCGGCTCTCGTGGGATGCCGCGAGTCTTGCGGGTGGTGGCGCATAGCTAGGATCGCCACCTGCACTTTCTGTCGTTGTAACGATAAGTAGCTGGTTAATAGAAACAGAAAAGCTGCGAGGTTGTTAGCGTCACAAAAACGACTGTCTTCCTGTGATCTACTACCCTAATTCCTAACAGCCGATGCTACGACCGCCGACCGAAAGGCTATGAAGGGGTGTTCAAACTTTTGACTCGCGGTTGGAGCTTCAATAGTGGGGTAGGAAAGCTGCAGACAACCGAGGGCGCTGCGGCGAGGGAGAGATGCGCGCGAGCACGGCGACGAGATTTGTATTTGAGGAAATAGTCTTTCTCTTCTAGCTAGTGAAGGTAACATATACTCTAGTACAAAACAACACAACAAGTGGTACATTCACGTTGCACCAACATCAACAAGTGCTCTATGAAATTAACCCGTGCTCTGTCCTGTATGTGGTCCTCATCATGCACATCCATGCACGACCGTCCGGCCAGCAGTACTCCATTAAAAGGCATGCGATTTGTCCATTGCCAGCTTGCCAAAACCAGCCGATACGGTGGTGGCGACAGTGAGCGAGCGAATCAACCCGATTTACAGCTGTTTTCTCCAACAACCCCAGGACCTTCAGAGTTCTATAAAAGCCAGCTTCACCCTCCACATTCTCCCTCACTCGACGTCGACCAATCCCCGACCTCattcttcctctctctccctcctttctGTCCAGATCCTTGCAGATTTCGCCATGGAGTTCACTTTGACAAGCACCGCCACCGAGGTGCTGGACAAGGCTGCCGCTCTCGCGGCTGCCGGCCTCGGCTTGGAAGGAGAAGCTCTCGGTGCTTGGGGGACCGAGGAGAAGGCGACGGCGATCCGACGCTGGGCCAAGAAGCTTTCGGAGATGGAAAAGGCTGCTGCCCCCGTCCCTCCTGAGGTCGCTGGATCGGTTCCTCGCGCAGAGGAGATCGGATCGGACGTCAATCACGTCGGCGACGTGAAACGCGACGGCGTGGATCCCTCCATCTCCGCGGCCGTGAAGGATTCAGCGGTTAACTAGGATAGGCATGCAATAGCGAATTGTGCTGTTCCAGATTTATCATAGCTCGTTTACTTTTCTTCAATTCCAGGAATCCAGTTTCGTTTAATTTTCTTCAATTCCAGTTTCGTTGTAGCGCAACTATCATGTACTATCTTTTTGTATCATGGATTCGATGAAGATCCACCAGGAAATTTGTCTAAAGTTATGCTAGCAGTTGTTACTCTCGTGCTTAATTAGATGTTAATTAGTATCATAAATGTCTTCTTTTTTATTTCGTTAGATCGATGCATCACACTTGTAGACGGCCTCAGATCGAGAGGTCGCTGGAGAGGCTCCTCATCTAGGTTTTCATGGATCTGATGAAGATAGATCTGGAAATAAGTAAATTCTGTCATTAGAGTTGTTGCTGCCGTGCTTaattagttttttttttttgcgagggcCGTGGTTAATTAGTTGTTTTGCGTGTATTGTAGTCCGGTGTGAGTGACTATATCTTAATTGGGCTCGTAAATGACTTTTTATTTTCGAGATAGATCTAGATGAAAACTTTTCTTTTTTGGAAGGAATGAAAAAATCTTGTGGATGCATACGGACTAgtacgtactccctccgtcttaaaattcttgtcttagatttgtctagatatgaatgtatctagtcatattttagtatttagatacattcatttctagataaatctaagacaagaattttgaaacggagggagtatgatagtACACCCTACCCAACTACGTTATTCAAAATCTAGCTAACGAACATTTGTATGGATGGCACAAACATATATATCACggcttttcttttcctctttctttAAACCGGGttaatatgtctatatatgtCTAATTCTTGATGGACATCACAGACTTCAGTCTTTATTTTTGTGAGGATCGAAACTTCATATTTAACACCAACAAAGGGGAACCCGTGCTGCAGATCGCAAAAAGTATTCCACCATGAACTGTGCCTTTTATCAAATTCTTGTGTTATTTAGTTGAGTAAATGTTATAAGTAAGCAAGGCATGACAAGTGCCTATTAGCTAATCTACAACAGTACATATGGCCATATATTGCTTAGTGATGTTTTATTTTCTCGTGTTTGAACTTTCAATCCACGATCTAAAGATATTCACAACACAACATGTCCAATGTAATTATTTAGGGCAAATAACGTGCCAAGCACGAAAcccattttttcttttctgaaaCGCGTCCCCGGAGTCCAACCACCATAACGCTCGAGGGATCACCCACGGGCGCGTGCCTACTTGGGATGCAGTGGGGCGAGCAGCCCAACTATGTAGGCATGTCCCCTCTTCCATCATGTCGGCATGTAGCGAATAACTAGGATAGTCTAGGAAAGTCTGGCCGTTCCTGGAATTCGATCAATAGAGAATTTTATCGTCCCGGATTTATTTTAGGAAGCTCGTGAATTTTCTTCTCTTCCATTTGCGTTCTAGCGACCTATCGTGTACTCTTTTTTGTATACTGGATCAGATGGAGCTCGACCCAAAAGTTTGTTGGAAATTCTGCCAGTATTATTTCAAGGTCACAACTAGACTCGTAAATGCCTTCTTTTTATTTCGATCGATCGATGCATTCAGATGAATACTTCTGGTTTTCTGGGAGGAAACAAAAACTGTTGTAGATGGCCACCGCCATGGGTAGTCCCCATCGATGGTGACTTGGTGAGGTCATTGGAGAGGCTCCTCGCGCATCTAGCGATTCCACTATCTACAAGAGGTTTTCATGGATCCGATGAAGATCGTCCTGGAAATAAGTTGAGATTCTCCCATTATAGTTGTTGCTCCAGTGCTTAATTAGTTGTATGTGCGTGCATTCTGGCCTGTGTGGTTGACTATATCTTCATTAGGCTCGTAAATGACTTAGTTTTTATTTTGGAGATGCATCTACCTAGTTGAAATTTTTTGGTTTTTGGGGCAAGAATGAAAACTCTTGTGGATACACATGGAGCAATATTCCGCGGTTAACTAGGATAGGCATGCAATGGCGAATTCTGTTGTCCCAGATTTATTTTAGCTCGTTTACTTTTCTTCAATCCCAGTAATCCAGTTTCCGATAATTTCCTTTAATTCCAGTTTTGTTGTAGAGCAACTATCGTGTACTATCCTTTTTATCGTGGATCCGATGAAGATCCACCTGGAAATTTGTCACAAGTTCTGCCAGCAGTTGTTACTCCCGTGCTTAATTAGCTTTGTTCGTGTGTCTTGTGACCTTGTGGAAAACTAGATGTTAATTAACCTGGTAAATGCCTTCTTTTTATTTTGATACTATTGTAGATGGCCTCGATCGTGAGGTCGCTGGAGAGGTTCTCATCTAGATTTTCATggattgatgaagattggtctggAAATTAGTAAATTCTGCCACTAGAGTTATtgctgccatgcttaattagttgTTTGTGCGTGTATCGTGGCCCGGTGTGAATGACAGTATCTTAATTAGGCTCGTAAATGACCTTTTATTTTCGAGATAGATCTCGATGAAAACTTCCATTTTTTTGGGAGGAATGAAAATAATCTTTGATGCACATACGGACTACATATATATGATAGTACACCTTACCCAACTACATTACTCAAAACCCGCAAAAGAAATACTACTTTATTCAAAATCTAACAAACATATGTACGAATGGCACAATTTGTATATATCAcaatttttcttttcctctttctttAAAGCGGGTTAATATGTCTATGTTTAATTCTGGATGGGCATCAGAGACTTCGTTTTTTTTAGGATCGAGACTTCATATTTAGAACCAACCAAGGAGAAGGCGTGCTGCCGATCAGAAAAAGTTTTCCATGATGAACTGTGCCTTTTATCAATTTCCTGTGTTATTTGTTCGTGTAAATGTTAAAATTGCGCAAGGCATGACAAGTGCCTATTAACTAATCCACAAGAGTACATATGGCCATATTGCTTAATGAAGTTTATTTTCTTGTGTTTGAACTTTCAGTCCGCGATCTAAAGATGTTCACAACACAACATATCCGATATAGTTATTTAGGGTAAATAACGTGCCAAGCACGAAAcccattttttcttttctgaaaCGCCTCCCCGGAGTCCAACCGCCATAACAATAAAGGGACCACCCGCGGGAGCGTGCCTACATGGTGACCCAATGGAGCGAGCGGCCCAACCATGTAGGCATGTCCCCTCTCCACCATGTCGGCATGTAGTGATTAACTAGGATAGACTAGGCAAGTCTTGTCGTTCTTGGAATTCGATCAATCAATAATTTTCTAGTCCTGGATTTATTTTAGGCAGCTCATGAATTTTCTTCTCTCTT harbors:
- the LOC123411772 gene encoding uncharacterized protein LOC123411772, giving the protein MEFTLTSTATEVLDKAAALAAAGLGLEGEALGAWGTEEKATAIRRWAKKLSEMEKAAAPVPPEVAGSVPRAEEIGSDVNHVGDVKRDGVDPSISAAVKDSAVN